One window of Bactrocera neohumeralis isolate Rockhampton unplaced genomic scaffold, APGP_CSIRO_Bneo_wtdbg2-racon-allhic-juicebox.fasta_v2 ctg5836, whole genome shotgun sequence genomic DNA carries:
- the LOC126767373 gene encoding enoyl-CoA delta isomerase 1, mitochondrial-like produces MANSEGSARAVPPPLPSAELKDLVVVSESPLARVCVMELNSPKANVLTADLMTRLLAAVKDVCDPDSEQRAHGIILTSKIPGIFSGGLDIKEMLRYSSQEQFLYNWNLFQSLFVTLHSLPVPLAVAINGHAAAGGTVVALGADYQ; encoded by the coding sequence ATGGCAAACAGTGAGGGCAGCGCGCGTGCTGTGCCACCGCCACTTCCTTCTGCTGAATTGAAAGACCTTGTGGTGGTTTCCGAGTCTCCACTGGCGAGGGTGTGTGTCATGGAGCTCAACTCGCCAAAAGCCAACGTTCTCACGGCGGATCTGATGACCCGCCTACTCGCAGCCGTGAAAGACGTGTGCGACCCTGACTCGGAGCAGCGTGCTCACGGCATCATCCTAACGTCAAAGATCCCTGGCATTTTCAGCGGTGGGCTGGACATCAAAGAAATGCTGCGTTATTCCTCACAGGAGCAGTTTCTTTACAACTGGAATCTTTTCCAGAGCCTCTTCGTCACGCTGCATTCCCTTCCCGTTCCGCTGGCCGTTGCTATCAATGGCCACGCGGCGGCAGGCGGTACGGTGGTCGCGCTCGGCGCGGATTACCAGTGA
- the LOC126767374 gene encoding LOW QUALITY PROTEIN: uncharacterized protein LOC126767374 (The sequence of the model RefSeq protein was modified relative to this genomic sequence to represent the inferred CDS: deleted 1 base in 1 codon) produces MKIGGSWKYSRSYNDARRGFAKGQWQERKMTPRFMLAPRVSAGGPRNRYEGKAVFSRLPLMKILWAVDSGRLNPNEVITLYQLRQARIIADWEVVWPGFVLLAGDVEKVPYPLNIELQNASAKTIKLIEEAGGSFTSVYMTHEGLYQEMNPEQFPTFMEQELPEHKGSESFATNPRKRGWLSQWYEDESKYAHPDAGRRSSHYVRPSTQRDFPATVEEYEMVKHHQKWHLNQPGTGTVLPWHSYNTTDSRSTVITWDKEATPPPSPASTEAEAEDSKSDSGRLSVHSALSARDRETTDTAGAPESVGGDGASPAMKKSKTEEHSRLRRTRAELGARRFAAFFIGILAGSAKEEVCSSSLAC; encoded by the exons ATGAAGATTGGCGGTAGCTGGAAGTACTCCCGCAGCTACAACGATGCTCGGCGCGGCTTCGCCAAGGGGCAATGGCAGGAGCGCAAAATGACACCGAGGTTCATGCTGGCGCCGCGTGTGTCTGCGGGC GGGCCACGCAACCGCTATGAGGGCAAAGCTGTCTTTTCCCGCCTTCCGCTGATGAAAATCCTCTGGGCCGTTGACAGCGGACGCCTCAACCCGAACGAGGTGATCACGTTGTATCAGCTCCGCCAGGCGCGCATCATCGCCGATTGGGAGGTGGTGTGGCCCGGTTTTGTGCTGCTGGCCGGCGATGTGGAAAAGGTGCCGTACCCGCTCAACATTGAGCTCCAGAACGCCTCTGCGAAAACGATTAAACTCATCGAGGAAGCGGGAGGCTCCTTCACGTCCGTTTACATGACGCACGAAGGTCTCTACCAGGAGATGAACCCTGAGCAGTTTCCCACGTTCATGGAGCAGGAATTGCCCGAGCACAAAGGCTCCGAGAGCTTTGCCACCAACCCACGGAAGCGTGGGTGGCTGTCTCAGTGGTACGAGGACGAGAGCAAATACGCGCACCCGGACGCCGGCCGCCGTTCTTCGCATTATGTGCGGCCATCAACGCAACGCGACTTCCCCGCGACGGTGGAGGAGTACGAGATGGTGAAGCATCATCAAAAGTGGCATCTTAACCAACCCGGCACTGGCACTGTTTTGCCTTGGCATTCGTACAATACAACAGACTCGCGAAGC ACCGTGATTACGTGGGACAAAGAAGCAACGCCTCCACCGTCGCCCGCATCCACAGAGGCGGAGGCGGAGGATAGCAAGAGCGACAGCGGCAGACTGTCAGTGCACAGCGCCTTGAGTGCGAGGGATCGTGAAACCACTGACACCGCCGGAGCTCCGGAAAGCGTCGGTGGCGATGGTGCGTCGCCCgctatgaaaaaatcaaaaacagaaGAACACTCGAGATTGCGACGGACAAGAGCTGAGTTAGGCGCTCGTCGATTTGCTGCCTTTTTCATCGGCATTTTAGCGGGCTCCGCGAAGGAAGAGGTCTGTAGCTCCTCACTTGCTTGCTGA
- the LOC126767372 gene encoding enoyl-CoA delta isomerase 1, mitochondrial-like, producing MDFASPPYVAGSLAHVVGFRRAEDLLLSANTLSADEACEIGLVDEVVDGHDEAIVPCLEFMEKILALPSPLPFWVVKDQARKSLLAPLCTQALRTVDTVAFFEMLQNPIVRKNLQLHITRLSERKT from the coding sequence ATGGACTTTGCGTCCCCCCCCTACGTTGCCGGCTCATTGGCCCATGTGGTGGGTTTTCGGCGCGCAGAAGACCTCCTTCTCAGCGCCAACACGCTCTCTGCCGATGAAGCTTGCGAAATTGGCTTAGTGGACGAAGTGGTTGATGGTCACGATGAGGCCATTGTACCTTGCCTTGAGTTCATGGAAAAGATTCTAGCGCTCCCGTCTCCGCTCCCATTTTGGGTTGTGAAGGATCAGGCGAGGAAGTCGCTTCTGGCACCGCTTTGCACTCAAGCCTTGCGAACAGTGGACACCGTTGCCTTTTTCGAGATGCTGCAAAACCCCATCGTTCGTAAGAACCTCCAGTTGCACATCACGCGGCTCTCGGAGCGCAAAACATAA